From the genome of Syngnathus acus chromosome 24, fSynAcu1.2, whole genome shotgun sequence, one region includes:
- the zbtb2b gene encoding zinc finger and BTB domain-containing protein 2b, which produces MELANHGLILLQQLNAQREFGFLCDCTVAIGDVFFKAHKAVLAAFSNYFRMLFIHQDSDCVRLKATDIQPDIFSYLLNLMYTGKLAPQLIDPTRLEQGVRFLHAYPLLQEASQSVYVHPEQSINLSTSLYGIQIADQKAALSAHLPLSSPVDMETLGSEAQYPSVAASKPAASPPEAEASTSGVQPNAEEAQSPSADGGANANAILHVKPSIMKRTSSFRKHYSCHMCRSRFNQRSLLREHLLQHAQVVENALSPVTVAEQSAPEAEGYLKANRVAASEIISDSEQMPASGNNSDSPRAEVSACGWSAGGLNSQADTPPPSDIADIDNLENGDLDRELKRRKYECCTCGRKFIQKSHWREHMYIHTGKPFKCSACGKSFCRANQAARHVCLNQSADAYTLVDRQSMELCAAGDDSSQMEAMFLATSKPYKCNICATTFSSPNEVIKHLCFTQGSLAGLPGAAAAALMLPHDELSKDDGSDLSNSGTPLEAIKAEDVLVE; this is translated from the exons ATGGAGTTGGCCAACCACGGTCTTATCCTGCTGCAGCAGCTCAACGCTCAGCGAGAGTTCGGCTTCCTGTGTGACTGCACGGTGGCCATCGGGGATGTGTTCTTTAAGGCCCACAAGGCCGTGCTAGCCGCTTTCTCCAACTACTTTAGGATGCTCTTCATCCACCAGGACAG TGACTGCGTGCGCCTGAAGGCGACGGACATCCAGCCCGATATCTTCAGCTACCTGCTCAACCTGATGTACACTGGCAAACTGGCCCCCCAGCTCATAGACCCCACGCGTCTGGAGCAGGGCGTTCGCTTCCTGCACGCCTACCCTCTCTTGCAGGAGGCCAGCCAGTCGGTATACGTGCACCCCGAGCAGAGCATCAACCTCTCCACCTCCCTCTACGGCATCCAGATCGCCGACCAGAAGGCGGCGCTGTCGGCACACTTGCCCCTCTCCTCGCCCGTCGACATGGAAACGCTAGGCTCCGAGGCCCAGTACCCATCGGTGGCGGCGTCAAAGCCGGCCGCTTCCCCTCCGGAAGCGGAGGCGTCCACCAGCGGCGTCCAACCCAACGCTGAGGAGGCGCAGTCGCCGAGCGCAGACGGGGGCGCCAACGCCAATGCCATCCTGCACGTGAAGCCGAGCATCATGAAGAGGACCTCGTCCTTCCGGAAGCACTACTCCTGTCACATGTGTCGGAGTCGCTTCAACCAGAGGAGCCTGTTGAGGGAGCACCTCCTACAGCACGCCCAGGTGGTGGAGAATGCCCTCTCCCCGGTAACGGTCGCCGAGCAGAGCGCGCCGGAGGCCGAGGGCTACCTGAAGGCAAACCGAGTCGCCGCCTCAGAAATCATCAGCGACAGCGAGCAGATGCCTGCCTCCGGCAACAACTCGGACTCGCCCCGCGCCGAGGTATCCGCCTGCGGGTGGAGCGCGGGCGGCCTCAACTCCCAAGCGGACACGCCGCCCCCCTCGGACATCGCTGACATCGACAACCTAGAGAACGGCGATCTGGACCGTGAGCTGAAGCGGCGGAAATACGAGTGCTGCACGTGTGGCCGCAAGTTCATCCAGAAGAGCCACTGGCGCGAGCACATGTACATCCACACGGGCAAGCCTTTCAAGTGCAGCGCCTGCGGCAAGAGCTTCTGCCGCGCCAACCAAGCGGCCCGCCACGTATGCCTCAACCAGAGCGCCGACGCCTACACGCTGGTGGACCGCCAGAGCATGGAGCTGTGCGCGGCCGGCGACGACAGCAGCCAAATGGAGGCCATGTTTTTGGCCACGTCCAAGCCATACAAGTGTAACATTTGCGCCACCACCTTCTCCAGCCCCAACGAGGTCATCAAGCACCTTTGCTTCACGCAGGGCAgcctggcggggcttccgggcgccgccgccgccgccctgaTGCTCCCGCACGACGAGCTCTCCAAAGACGACGGCTCGGATCTGTCCAACTCGGGCACGCCGCTCGAGGCCATCAAGGCCGAGGACGTCCTGGTGGAGTAG
- the armt1 gene encoding damage-control phosphatase ARMT1: protein MASDQTGDVVPPSLSAKVVGSFAYLTVRDRLPTILTKVIDTLHRNRNIFFEEYGEEGIQAEKQAISLLSKLRNELLTDKPILALTDGLEDTDPWNRYLQRQQWQHGNQELVSWFKSPWLYVECYMYRRIREALWLNPPISGYDVFKEGKTQSFFESQQAIMALCTFFEGFNKNLGDIPENQLQEYFNKLLQICLWGNKCDLSISAGMDNSQKTSPIDSLATLQKFILVDDSDVMWSRLISARQQRHSGKRSSVRVDFVLDNAGFELVTDLVLADFLVSSGLAHEVHFHGKSFAWFVSDVTAEDFHWTIRQSMAANHRWTSQRGVQWQQYVKEGMWSYHDHPFWTQPNEFCDMAADAPDLYATLQSADLVVFKGDLNYRKLAGDRDWDHTVAFERALRGFGPAPLCSLRTLKANIQVGLQPGQGSKLSSQDQDWMTCGKYAVIQFHSPNSDQQD from the exons ATGGCGTCCGACCAGACCGGCGACGTAGTTCCTCCTTCTCTCTCAGCTAAAGTAGTTGG GTCGTTTGCTTACTTGACAGTGAGAGACAGATTGCCCACCATCCTCACCAAAGTGATAGACACACTCCATcgcaacagaaacattttttttgaagaatatgGGGAG GAGGGAATCCAAGCAGAGAAGCAAGCCATTTCTCTGCTGTCCAAGTTGAGGAACGAGTTGCTAACAGACAAACCCATACTCGCCCTGACGGACGGCCTGGAGGACACGGACCCTTGGAACCGGTACCTGCAGAGACAACAGTGGCAGCATGGCAATCAGGAACTGGTTAGCTGGTTTAAGTCCCCATGGCTGTATGTGGAGTGCTACATGTACCGCAGGATACGGGAGGCCCTCTGGCTCAA CCCTCCCATCAGTGGCTACGATGTCTTCAAGGAGGGGAAGACTCAGAGCTTCTTTGAGTCTCAGCAGGCTATCATGGCTTTGTGCACATTCTTTGAGGGCTTCAACAAGAACTTGGGAGACATCCCCGAAAATCAGCTTCAGGAGTATTTCAACAAACTGCTACAG ATTTGTCTTTGGGGGAACAAATGTGATCTGTCAATCTCTGCTGGGATGGACAATTCTCAGAAGACAAGTCCCATCGACTCTCTAGCTACCCTGCAGAAGTTCATCTTAGTGGATGACTCAGACGTGATGTGGTCGAGGCTCATTTCTGCACGCCAACAAAGACACTCTGGGAAAAGGAGCTCAGTTCGAGTGGACTTTGTTCTGGACAACGCTGGCTTTGAGTTGGTCACTGACTTGGTCTTGGCCGATTTCCTGGTGTCCTCCGGTCTGGCCCATGAGGTCCACTTCCATGGCAAATCCTTCGCGTGGTTCGTCTCGGACGTGACGGCCGAGGACTTTCATTGGACCATCCGGCAAAGCATGGCGGCCAATCACAGGTGGACGTCTCAAAGAGGCGTGCAATGGCAGCAATATGTGAAGGAGGGAATGTGGTCCTATCACGACCATCCCTTCTGGACACAGCCCAACGAGTTCTGCGACATGGCGGCCGACGCTCCGGACCTGTACGCGACTCTACAGTCAGCAGACTTGGTGGTGTTTAAAGGCGATCTCAACTACAGGAAGCTGGCGGGAGATCGCGACTGGGACCACACAGTGGCCTTTGAGCGTGCGCTGAGGGGATTTGGACCAGCACCGCTGTGCAGTTTGAGGACTCTTAAGGCCAACATTCAAGTGGGTCTGCAGCCAGGTCAGGGGAGCAAGCTGAGCTCTCAGGACCAGGACTGGATGACATGCGGAAAGTACGCCGTCATTCAGTTCCACAGCCCAAACTCGGATCAGCAAGACTGA